The following DNA comes from Nicotiana sylvestris chromosome 10, ASM39365v2, whole genome shotgun sequence.
gtatattaGCTAACAAAAGTAAACAGTAAATTCGATCGGTCGGCCGTTTTTGTAAAGATCCCCATAATGAATATGTTAGCATCCTTGTCAAGTGTATTTCACAAGTTATGACCTTAAGATTCAGTAAAACTAAATTGGTGTATTTGGCATGACTTGGGACATagttaaatattaatatttacCTTGTTAACTCCTCTATTTAAACTTATTGCCTTTGAGAACAATTTGCAGTTATTAATTAAAGATAATTCATGTAATTAAAAACAATGCATTTTAATTTGTCGATTGTTTATTTGCTCAATAATGGGAAATATTTACAAGTTTCATTGACACTGAATCAATTAAAAGAATGTGCATCTTCTTTCGGTGAGCAATATAGACAACAAAGggtagcccggtgcactaagcttccgctatgTGCGGGGTCCAGAGAAAGGCcaaaccacaagggtctattgtacgcggCCTTACCCTGcgtttctgcaagaggttgtttccacggcttgaacctgtgacctcctggtcacatggcagcaactttaacagttacgccaaggctcccctccGAGCAATATAGACAACATGGAAGAAAATTACTTCTTTTTCTTTGAGGTTAGGAGAGGGGTGAAAACCAGCTTCAGCTCTTTTGAGTAAGTAATACTGTATAAACAAATGCAGTTACAAGAAGTTAACAAACACACACAAGAAAGTTCTACTTttttttggggggagggggggggggataaTGGAAGTGTCAGGACCAGCTGCccgcaacaacaacaacaacaaacctagtgtaatcccacaagtgaggtctggggagggtagtatatatgcagaccttacccctacctggaGCAACTTGCGCGCACCTCAACTAATTCCAAGGGGTACAAGAAAGTTCTATAAGAAAGTTCTACTTTGAAGAACTTCAAAAACATGCATCCTTTCTCATTAGAACACTTTACAGCCTTTCTCCAACCAAATTGTCAAAGCTGCAAATATTCAGAATTATGCTGAGATTCAAATTTTGCTTTGCAATACATCAATGTCTGCAAATGGTGATAAGGCTGTACCTTTAAGTGAATAGCAGATCAAATGGTGATGCAGTTTTGAGTGGAAGAATGAACTTATCAACCTCCACCATTCAAGATTTTGCACACATTCTTGTAGTGAATCCCACATGGATACCTTTATCACAGTGTCTCAGCTCTCAAATATATTGCTCTTGGCgagttctttctttcttttcgtCGTTCTTCTTTAATAAAAATGGTATCCGGACCAACTTGCGCGCACCTCGTCTATTTTACTCTGTCCCTGCTACCTCCCACCGCAACACGTATTGGATTACTCTTCCACCAAGGCTTAGGAAAATGGGATGCTCAGTGATCTCAAAACTTGCATTTGACCATTTACCGCTGCGTTTCAGGCAGCGCACATGGAAAATAAACGACCTGATATCTGTTGCCCAAAAACAATGTGGATGTCAGGGCCTCTGTTCTTAACCAGCACATAAATACTTCTATAGCTCAGTGCGTTATGAGAAAGCAGGAAAGGTACAGAACATCCACAATGCACAAAGTGCTCAACTTGCCAATTAAATAACCCAGGGAAACACCAATTCACTATAGATTATACATAAACATGTGGTCAACACTAGTTTAATGATTTATGCATTCATTTATGATGACGTATCTGTTCTTCCCCTCCTAGGTAAGGTTGAAGGCTCTCTATGTTGGATGGCCATCTCCAGGAATCACATATATCAATCACTAAAGAGAGAACACCCACCTTAgatagaggaagaaatgcaacTACAATTTCACCTAAACGTTATCGCCTATATAGATTTTTTTCTTTCTACATAACGCGGTCATTTTTAATCTTGTCTAATCTTGTATACCTTCATATCCATCTTAGTATTTGTTGATGATTTGCTTCAGTTACTATTGCATTTTTTTAGCATAATAAGTCGGCTTAATTTTAGGATAAATCTacttttttgaatttaaatttcaGTTAGATTTTTTAGGTTTGTTGAGATATTTTAGTTTTTTTGAATTCTTGTTATGCAGATTTTCTGCAGATTATGTTCCTGATTGGCTATTTAAAGCCTTGTTAtgcttaataaaattattgaGAGACATTTTCAATCAATACATTTAATCTTTTTGCTGCCCCATCTTTTAAAAAACCAACAGTTGTATCAGAGCCTCATTGATCTTACGGGATCTGTGAATTCTTCCAAAAACCATTTTCAAATCATTTTTAACCAATATCAATTTTTAAACCTATTTTCAAGCATGGCAAGCAGCAGTCTCTCTTTGAATGCCTCACAAACTTTCACTGGTGAAAACTATGGTCAGTGAAAATGAAATCATATCTTGAAACCTATGATTTATGGGAAGTTGTAATGGAAGATAGACCATTACAACCACTCCCTGCAAATCCTACTCTTGCCCAAATTAAAAACCATTCAGCAGAGAAAACCAAAAAATACAAAGCCAAAACTATGATTCAAAATTCAGTTGCAGATTCAATTTTTTCTAAAATCATTGAATGTGAGACAACAAAAGAAGCTTGGGAAAAGCTTAAAAAGAGTACCAAGGAAGTGATCGAGTTAGACAAATGcagattttaaatttgaaaagggATTTTGAATCTCTTAGGATGCAAAGACGAGACTATCACTAGGTATTCTGATCGGATTTCTTCTATTGTTAATAGAATCAGGTTGCTTGGCGAGGATTTTAAAGATGACAAAATAGTTGAAAAAATTCTTGTGACGGTTCCAGAGAGATTTGAATCCAAAATTTCCTCTCCAGAAAAGTCTAAAGATCTCTCTACCATCTCTGTTGCAGAATTAATAAGTGCTCTTCAAGCATAAGAACAACGAAGAGCATTTAGACAAGAAATGATTACTGAAGGTGCTTTTAATgcacaaaacaaaaaagaaaaggtcAATTGTCCTCTTTGCAAATACTGCAAAAAGAAAACACATCTAGAAAAATTTTGTTGGTGGAGACATGATGCAATATGTGGTATTTGCAAACAAACAGGCCATGTTACAAAAATGTGTAAGTTCAAAGACGCTTAACACAATCCTCAAGCACAAACAGTAGAAGCAGTAATTGAGGATGAGCAATTGTTTTAGAGCAACTGAAGCAAAGGAGGAGTGTTGATGATTTGCTTCAGTTACTATTGCATTTTTTTAGCTTAATCAGTTAGCTTAATTTTAGGATAAATCTacttttttgaatttaaatttcaGTTAAATTTTTTAGGTTTGTTGAGATATTTTagtttttttgaattcttattatACAGATTTTCTGCAGATTATGTTCCTGATTGGCTATTTAAAGACTTGTTAtgcttaataaaattattgaGAGACATTTTCAATCAATACTTTTAATCTTTTTGCTGTCCCATCTTTTTTAAAAACCAACAGTATTAGCATATTTACGACACTCACCTTGTGGATATGGACTTTAGAACCCAACAGTCACTCCGATATAACATTTCTGGTCTTATAACGGTTACATAGAACTTGACTCACTTTTGTAGGTAGCATTCTATCACATAACACTCTGGTAGCACTTGTATATTTCAACAACCTTATTTTATTTCAGTGTGTAACATTTCCATCTTTCATACCATTCATCTTTCATATGGTTCTCCTAGAATATCGAGCTAGTCCATCCACAACTAGAGTAACAAGTAAAAGTTCAATACCGAAACCTATTGTAAACCCATTGTTACGGGTACTCCTTTGCATCCCCTACTGTTGTTCTCACACTAGTGACTGCTCCTTCGTACCTATCCTTTATGACATTTACATATCCAATATAAATTGCTTTCTTCCTCCGCAACCaccaaaagatttttttttggtGCTTTATCATATTATTTCTCTAGGTCAATGAACATGTATAAATCTTTCCTCTTTGTGATAAATTTTTATGAACATTCTTCACGAGAATATAGCTTCCATTGTAGATCTACTATGCATAAAGATGTAAACTAGTTCTCTGTTGCACTTGTAGTGTCCCTAAATCTACACTCTATCACTATTTCCGAGAGTTCCATCGGATGACTCATAAGTTTATTGCGACGATAGTTCGGTGCACCTTTGAAACTAAATGCTAAATTTGGATTAAATAATCAGGAATATTCAACTCAATAAATGCTTGTGTGGACACATATGTTTAGTTTGGCCAACAGGAAACATTTGGAAAAtagaagaataaaaaaaaaaacaggcATAGCACCAACCAGTGGGAAGCATGTAAACCAACAAACATGCCGCATGAAAAGGGTGAAACTTTATGACAAAACTTAGACTTTAAAAGGCCTCAGGTAAGTAACTATTACCACGCTTTAAATGATTGAATTTGATATGGCAGATTCCAGCAGAATAGCACCATCCTCAACGATCATTTATCCACTGCTCACGACTTCCAGAGTATGTTGCATTATTTGCTTTACTGCTTTGACGGTTGGGTAGAAATATTCAGGGATCGGAGCAACACGTGCTACTGACCTGACAATTATTTGATATCTGGTCAGATAGGCCACAAATATGTATATCCTAGTAGCGGAACTAAGCAGGTATATAAACTTAAATACAGAAGCATACAGGATAAATTTCTCAGATTTCATTAAATGAAGAAAAAATTTATATAAGTACCAGCGCAAATTTTTCAAGAATCTGCACGCCACCACATTCATAAGAATGTCCACAGGTTCAGAGGACACAGAAGAAGGCATAAATCACTCCCTGATACCTCTAAACAGCTAGGATAAAACAATGCTTGCTGTAAGGAAAAACAATGATCAAATAGATCATATCAAATAAGATAGCTAGGTTTTACATAAAGTGGCAAATACAGGATTAGAAGCAGTGTGATAGACATCAAAAGAGACACTTCTCATCTCTAGATATAGAACAATGATCTACTTCTGATTGGATATATAGTTCACATCCAATCTATATCCTAATTACCTAAACTATGTCACATTTGTTTGATATTTCAGCATCGACTAATATAAAATGGTATGATTTCTACTTAATCGTATACTTTTGTTTTTTGTACATATGCATGTTCCAAAGACAGAGAGTCCATGTTGGTTGGGATGGGACGGGTGCAGTTGGAAGGAAGAAAGCCCTTAAACCAAGAGCGAAATGCAGGAAGAAGTACTTGTAAGTCTCACTTCAAACATGATACTTAATGCTTTAACCCAATATCCAACCATCAAACAGTAAAAGAACGAACAAAGGTAAACTAATGTTCGTGAAAGGAACAATACAAGCACATGCTTAAACAGACTGCCAAGATGAAAACTGGGATAATAAAGTCATAAAGTCCACAACCATTTTGGTAGAGGGTAAGACTAACCAGAGTTTTATTCATTTTAAAAGGCAAGACCAATCAAAACAATTCATTAGATCATTATATAATTGCAAATTAGTTATATTTATATCCATTGGATTGTTTTTCCTAGCCAGAGGATCTTTAAGGTCAGACCGAAAAGGTAAAAGGGCTAGCCGACATATTTTCATTCAGATTCACAGCTGAAGTTCCACAACCCTCTGAATATCACAGCCTCTTATTGGACTACTATCTTCTGTAACAAAGAAAACACATTCCATTCCTTACGGTAGCTTTTTGGAGCACATATGCTTGCCACCAGCTTATATTGGAAATAGGCATAAAAAGGCCCTATGAGTACAGATTATAGAAAGATGCtcttgaaaaaaatcaaaagatgttgCATTTCACTGAAAAATTATAAGTTTCTCAACTGCACCAAGATCTTACATGTCAATCCCGGCTTTCTGCACTGTACAGACAGCAACAAAGTAGGTTGAAGCTAATAAGCCCGTCCTAGTCCTATTTAACAAGACAGTGGTAAGCAGAAGATGAATAGATGCTACCTCAGCAGACTGAAGTACTTTTGCAAGTCCTACCAGATATCTTTAGGGCGTTTCCAAAACTTAGAAGTTTTAAACAGGAAGACAGACCAATAACCGAACACAAATGCAAGGAAAGCCCAAGAAAATGGATATTGATAACATTTGAGACCCTCAACTGAAATTAAATACCACTAACCTGCAATAGAGTTTTGTGTTATCTGGAAATGCACATAGACTTTTGTGTTTGCCCtgcaaagaaaaataaataaataggagGTGACATTCAACAAGAAAAACTGAAAATTTTTGCCTCCAATATCTAGCATCATGTTTAATTTCCTTTGAAAGAAGAAGGTTTAGAGCAGATACTCAACCATGATGTTGGAGCAGATTATTACTAATTAGGCTTGTATGCAAGTGAAATGGCGATAAAACTTTTAGAAAGGAAACAGAGGGAACAAAAATGAGGAAAGGGCAAATTAAGAGCCAGTTATtagatgagagagagagagatatgaatgaaaattttattcaaATATCCATGCATTAATTTGAAGAGAAAGGCAAAGTAGGTCCAGCAATCTTATACCAAATATGAAGCAGGCCCAAATCCAAAATGAACCATGACAGCTCTATCTGCTTCACCTAATAAAAGGATATAAAAGTTGTAAATGCATGGTGGAGAACaatgataaaaataattaaaggtCAGAATCACATATACCAGACACATACCAGCAGCTATTACAGAGGTTTCTGCACGAAGCTCACAGTGTTATACCTTCGGATCAGAGTTCAACAACTGAAGGTAGTCATTCAAGAATTCCAGTGGTCGTTCACGGATTGCTCAACTCTTTGCTTCAGCAGTGCCTTCATCATCTTCATCACCTAAAATTATAAAGTCAAGGTATTCTATGGCATGTGAATTACAATCTTTGCCGAGATTTTTCAACATCGCACTGTACGTTAAAGAATCAGGTTGGATCCTTATATCCAACATCTCTTTGAACAGTCTCGAAACCTCTTGCCAATTACCCAAATCACAGTTCTCATTTATCAAAATGGTGTATGTGTATTTATTAGGGCCAATTCCTCTTTCTTTCATCTCAGCAAAGTAACTGTAAGCCTCATTTATTCTTCTATATGTGCAAAGGCCATTTATCAGCGCATTGTAGGTAATCACATTTGGCAGAATGCTCTTCTGTTGCATCTCCGAAAAATACATATGTGCAAGCTCAAGCCTCCCCTTACCAGCATGCGCATGAATTAGCACTGTGTAAGTTACAACTGTTGGAGATATCTCTTTGCTTATCATCTCATCAAACAACTCTCTGGCTTTCTTTAGGTTCCCAAATTCGAGGTAGGCATGAATTACACTGGTATATGTTACATGGTCAGGCATAAGGCCGTCGCCAACCATCTTATGTAACAACTCAGTTGCTTCTTCTAGATTACCCAGCTTAGCGATGCCATCAACAAATACATTGTAGATTATTATATCTGGTGGGAATCCCTTCACCGACATTTCCTCTTGTAGTTTGCATGCCTTCAATATGTCACCCAACCGCAGTTCACCTGCTATTCGAGTTGTGTAGGCAACGGAGTCCGGCTCCAACCCCTTGTGTAGCATCTCATCAAAGAGTTCTTTTGCCAACAGTAAATTTCCCGCCTTGCAGGAACCATGAACCAGAATCGTGTAAGTAAACACATCAGGAGAGATACCGCATCTTGTCATTTCGTCTTTCAGCTGCATAGCATCCTCTAACTCACCTTTTCCACAGAGTCCATCCATAATTGTATTATAGGTGACTACCGTAGGAAAAATGTCACCACTTCTTAAATCATGTAACAATGAAAAGGCATCATTAGTATTTCCCAATCGACAATATCCATAAATCAAAGTGTTGTATGACCTTATGTCCGGCACcaaattcttcttcaacatgaCGGGAAACCACTGCCTTGCTTCACTTGCTCGCCCCTGCTGACAAAGCGCATAAATAAATGTATTATAAGTAGACACAGTCGGTGAAACTCCTCTTATCTCCATCTCTACTCCAAGACCCAATGCTTCAACAACCATTCCCTTCTCACAGTAACCATAAATTAAAGGGTTATACGTATAAGCCGAAACCTCTAGTCCTTTACTCAACATCTCTCCAATTAAACCTCTAGCCAAGTTAAACTCCCCTTTCTTCGACAACCCATTAATCAAGATATTGTAAGTAACATCATTCGGATAACACTCCCTCCTCTGCATTTCTGATAAAAGATCCAAAGCCTGTTGCACTTCACCTTCTCTACAAAACGAATCCAGCATCGTATTATAAGTAACTATACTCGGCTTTATCCCGACCTCGCCCATCATCCTATACACTTCTCTCGCCTTCGCAACCATATTCCTATCCCTTAAATTCCTTAAAATTCTATTACAATTCTTCACATCAGGCAACAGCTGATTCCTCAACATCTTTCCAAAAACTAACAAGCACTGCTCCACATTGGCGTTCTTCGCgtaaactctcaagaaaagattAAGTATCTCAACAGAAACTTGCAAATTCAAATACCCATTAACCAAAACATCGACAACTCTATGCACATTACAACTAATCACCCTTTCAACAACCCAATACGCAGATTTAAACCAACCATTCTGTATTAAAATATCAAGAATAGTACAAAAAACAaactctgaataattaaacccTTTTTGCCCTTCAGCCCACTTGAATAATCTCAACGCCACATTCGGCCTACGACGAATTGAGCTAagagttttcactaacaaatcAGAATCATAAACCAAAGAATTAAAACAATCTGGAACAACCCAAATTTCCTCATCAAAATCCCATCTGTTctcttcaattttctttaagAAAAATTCCTTAAAGTCTGAATCTTTAATGGGATTATCAGCCATAGCACCATTATTGTTATTATAACTCCTCTTAATATTATCAATATTATTACTATTGGCTCTAATATTTGTTATTGTGAGTTCAGAGGGGtattgaaaatgatgaagagatgaATAGAAGATTAAGCGTTTGAGGGAAGAAAAGAGAAAGTTGAAATCTTTAAGATTGGATTTTGAAGCTCTAACATAATAAAGGATCATTCTGTAAAAgagaaaaattatgaaaaaaatgcATTGAGTTTTGGGTATTGACAAGAATGAGTAGTACCTGAAACTGACGGCGTAGTTACCTGAAATGGGTATTGGATTTTGGCAACTGTACGCACatcagaagaagaagagaagcaAAGAAGCGAACGGCGAAGAAGGTAGCTGCGTGTTGTGTTTACTGTTGGATCTTTAGCCCGGAATCCGGACCCGATTTTGGAACCAATTGTGGGTCGGACTTGAGGATCCGTTTTTTAACAGGTCCTACTAAAATTTATAAAAAGTCTTTCTTTTATATGTACGTTGTTATCAACCAAACTACGGAGAAATTAATttaatagccagatttataagtgatcattgaaaaataactatggtttcaaaaataatcaaaatttagccatttttcatataaagataaatttgaacgaaaacattattcaaaatccaaaaaaatttcccgcataatatactagatgtcacacctcctttttccggccccgcgaggggcgtaggagttttttccaattaaaggacaatcgaaacgggatttatttatttatttcagagtcgccacttgggagatttagggtgtcccaagtcaccaatttaatcccgaatcgaggaaaagaatgactccatattacagtctgcgcaccagaaatccggataaggaattctgttaacccgggagaaggtgttaggcattcccgagttccgtggttctagcacggtcactcaactgttatattcggcttgattatctgattttatacaaatatgaacctatgtgcaaattttatcttttaacctcttttatcatttactgttatttttatcaagaattgcaacatcgtggaaacacatcttgaaccacgtcacaatcaatgtacccgtggttagagccacatttcaactctgttgagattgggatttgggtcacataaatgtgcacccgagtttaggaagataacattattaaatacgcgcctaaagtgactagcgtatcatttactttgggtagggccgtgggattttactaaacggtccatcccgaagtctaagcaattttaaagcaaatatttactgagggccccgcaatttttgtatttttgttcggcgaggctcatctcattcttatttttttaaaaggaatttgcaacgtcatggacacgcatctcgaaccacgtcacaatcaatgtacccgtgattagagacacatttcgactccgttgagatttggatttgggtcacataaatgcacacccgtatttaagaaggtaggattaattaagacgcgtcctaaagaaactacgtATTGTTGTTTTAGAAAAAGGTCGtgaaaaattcactaaacggccaaatccaaagtctagtaattgttatgtatttattgagggccccagcgatgtgcgatttatttggcgagactcgtctcattttttattttaaaggataaacctacagtgactacatttgttctattaagtttgtctctaaaataaaataaaatctcccaattaattacatgctgaaaaacgtaacttattagttattagtttacggctaatacgaatggaaaattgcgatcgagtttgtacaaagaaagactgctttcattctatattctattatttaataatactagaacatgagattgacacaccataatatcaaaacaaattaactagtctttgattaatttaaactaacattattagatgaagaagttatacatatgcaaccccattactcattaatcagtcaactacatttttatacaaagaaaggaaaattctattcaagcacaaatctaaacaggaggaattcaaccgGAACAGAGCcggattaatatttcatttcacttcaagccgagagtgtacaaatgtgtacctggaaatggcagtacaagaagaaaagaaggaggagacagcagcagtaataacacagcaacagcagattcagcaacaccgcaaaaccagtaacgaccagtagaataacccagtaacagattgaaaactcagcaataccaaagtgcaatcgcagtcaaagcagaagagagacggatacaagatgcagtaagtttactgattttgaataacactcgaggaaaggcaaacggaaattattcaagtgaaagttcaaattgtctttctcttttcaaaactctaccacacttcttcagattttcagaatgtattactctcaaaaaatATTCTCCCCAAAAATCTCTCTAGAAAAAAATCCTCCTCATCATCCTCCTCTCATCCCCCCTTATATACAAAGCAAGACCCCTTTTACCTCTTtccctttaacttttattattacccacacttttactttagtaaaagtagtcaacatgGGCCCCCGTGTTCtctctttttgaaaagtagtcaaagtggccccccatgttccctctttttgaaaagtagtcaaagtgggcccccttgttccctctttttgaaaagaagacatcattatccaccttttcctttttgcttttatcattacgtcttgtcccccaccataa
Coding sequences within:
- the LOC104212453 gene encoding pentatricopeptide repeat-containing protein At1g22960, mitochondrial, producing the protein MILYYVRASKSNLKDFNFLFSSLKRLIFYSSLHHFQYPSELTITNIRANSNNIDNIKRSYNNNNGAMADNPIKDSDFKEFFLKKIEENRWDFDEEIWVVPDCFNSLVYDSDLLVKTLSSIRRRPNVALRLFKWAEGQKGFNYSEFVFCTILDILIQNGWFKSAYWVVERVISCNVHRVVDVLVNGYLNLQVSVEILNLFLRVYAKNANVEQCLLVFGKMLRNQLLPDVKNCNRILRNLRDRNMVAKAREVYRMMGEVGIKPSIVTYNTMLDSFCREGEVQQALDLLSEMQRRECYPNDVTYNILINGLSKKGEFNLARGLIGEMLSKGLEVSAYTYNPLIYGYCEKGMVVEALGLGVEMEIRGVSPTVSTYNTFIYALCQQGRASEARQWFPVMLKKNLVPDIRSYNTLIYGYCRLGNTNDAFSLLHDLRSGDIFPTVVTYNTIMDGLCGKGELEDAMQLKDEMTRCGISPDVFTYTILVHGSCKAGNLLLAKELFDEMLHKGLEPDSVAYTTRIAGELRLGDILKACKLQEEMSVKGFPPDIIIYNVFVDGIAKLGNLEEATELLHKMVGDGLMPDHVTYTSVIHAYLEFGNLKKARELFDEMISKEISPTVVTYTVLIHAHAGKGRLELAHMYFSEMQQKSILPNVITYNALINGLCTYRRINEAYSYFAEMKERGIGPNKYTYTILINENCDLGNWQEVSRLFKEMLDIRIQPDSLTYSAMLKNLGKDCNSHAIEYLDFIILGDEDDEGTAEAKS